A genomic window from Haliaeetus albicilla chromosome 10, bHalAlb1.1, whole genome shotgun sequence includes:
- the NIPSNAP1 gene encoding protein NipSnap homolog 1 isoform X1 → MDSAPRQQDDAGSCLRNQDSRTGSIASGSRLALQPVTFPPARGCQWVLDPPAHGADPLSRRGYSRDAEGSWFRSLFVHKVDPRKDAHSNLLSKKETSNLYKIQFHNVKPECLDAYNSLTEEVLPKLHSDADYPCDLVGNWNTWYGEQDQAVHLWRFSGGYPALMDCMNKLKQNKEYLDFRKERSRMLLSRRNQLLLEFSFWNEPLPRQGPNIYELRTYKLKPGTMIEWGNNWARAIKYRQENQEAVGGFFSQIGELYVVHHLWAYKDLQSREETRNAAWRKRGWDENVYYTVPLIRTMESRIMIPLKISPLQ, encoded by the exons ATGGACAGTGCTCCCCGGCAGCAGGAtgatgcaggcagctgcctgcggAACCAGGACAGCAGGACTGGCAGCATCGCCTCTGGTTCCCGTTTGGCCCTCCAGCCGGTCACGTTTCCTCCAGCGAGGGGGTGTCAGTGGGTGCTTGACCCCCCGGCCCACGGTGCTGACCCGCTGTCTCGCAGGGGTTACTCAAGGGACGCTGAAGGCAGCTGGTTCCGCTCCCTCTTCGTGCACAAGGTGGATCCCCGCAAGGACGCCCATTCCAACCTCCTCTCCAAGAAGGAGACCAGTAACCTCTACAAAATTCAGT TTCACAATGTGAAGCCGGAGTGCCTGGATGCCTACAACAGCCTGAC AGAGGAGGTGCTGCCCAAGCTCCACTCGGATGCCGACTACCCCTGCGACTTGGTGGGGAACTGGAACACGTGGTATGGCGAGCAGGACCAGGCAG TGCACCTCTGGCGCTTCTCAGGCGGGTACCCGGCCCTCATGGACTGCATGAACAAGCTCAAACAGAATAAG GAGTACCTGGATTTCCGCAAGGAGAGGAGCCGGATGCTGCTGTCCCGCAGGAATCAGCTGCTCCTGGAGTTCAGCTTCTGGAACGAGCCCCTGCCCCGCCAGGGACCCAACATCTATGAGCTCAGGACCTACAAGTTGAAG CCAGGGACCATGATCGAATGGGGCAACAACTG GGCTCGGGCCATTAAGTACCGGCAGGAGAACCAGGAGGCAGTCGGCGGGTTCTTCTCCCAGATCGGGGAGCTGTATGTCGTGCACCACCTCTGGG CCTACAAGGACCTGCAGTCCCGGGAAGAGACGAGGAACGCGGCCTGGAGGAAGAGGGGCTGGGATGAGAATGTGTACTACACAG TCCCGCTGATCCGGACCATGGAGTCACGGATAATGATTCCCCTGAAGATCTCACCCCTGCAGTGA
- the LOC138687516 gene encoding pleckstrin homology domain-containing family A member 4-like isoform X2: MGTGTGVIAWRLGPAPGTPMADGDQPPRRAPADTHGPSTQPCRPVPRVHAFGKGGQALRRDPRAPPAMRGWLHKQDSSGLRLWKRRWFVLVDLCLYYYRDSSEQQVRGGLPLPGYEIHVLPPAPRAPRFLFTAEHPGMRTYCLGAETPEELNAWVCALRQGASPLPGSPHSLSLQMPQEPQSAGAPLPPLPSHPGEDLRSPPTPPPRHPPVPPLPPSKEEAASRGVPCGTKDTRGGPRGPLVGAVAAAAGRSPRELRPPGATTNQQLPPLAGRGSDEAERDTAANQTLLSLTDSSHWLLAYEGSDRALPFPGTAPPPSANETSAWPRAGASGRGSGREGVAGRGARRPIRITLLQASF; this comes from the exons ATGGGGACCGGCACTGGGGTGATAGCATGGAGACTGGGACCAGCACCGGG GACCCCCATGGCAGACGGCGACCAGCCCCCGCGCCGGGCCCCCGCTGACACCCACGGTCCGAGCACCCAG CCCTGCCGGCCTGTGCCGCGGGTCCATGCCTTCGGAAAGGGGGGGCAGGCGCTGCGCAGGgacccccgtgccccccccgccATGCGGGGCTGGCTGCACAAGcag GACAGCTCGGGGCTGCGGCTCTGGAAGCGCCGCTGGTTTGTGCTGGTCGATCTCTGCCTCTACTACTAccggg ACAGCAGCGAGCAGCAAGTGCGGGGCGGCCTCCCCCTGCCCGGCTACGAGATCCACGtcctgccccctgccccccgaGCCCCCCGATTCCTCTTCACG GCTGAGCACCCCGGGATGCGAACGTACTGTCTGGGGGCCGAGACCCCCGAGGAGCTGAACGCCTGGGTCTGTGCCCTGCGCCAGGGTGCATCGCCCCTGCCCGG ctccccccactccctctccctgcagatGCCCCAGGAACCCCAGAGTGCTGGTGCCCCCTTGCCCCCGTTGCCTTCCCACCCGGGTGAGGACCTGAGGAGCCCCCCTACTCCCCCTCCTCGCCACCCTCCAGTCCCTCCACTGCCCCCCAGCAAG GAAGAGGCCGCGTCCCGGGGGGTGCCCTGCGGGACAAAGGACACccggggggggccgcgggggcCCCTCGTGGGCGCCGTTGCCGCCGCAGCAG GGAGGAGCCCGAGGGAGCTCCGCCCTCCTGGAGCAACGACCAACCAGCAGCTGCCCCCTCTAGCCGGCAGGGGGTCGGATGAAGCGGAGCGAGACACCGCGGCCAATCAGACACTGCTCTCTCTAACTGACTCTTCTCATTGGCTGCTAGCATACGAGGGCTCGGATAGGGCCCTGCCCTTCCCGGGCACCGCCCCCCCGCCGTCAGCCAATGAGACCTCGGCCTGGCCGCGGGCGGGGGCGAGTGGGCGGGGTTCGGGGCGAGAAGGTGTGGCCGGCCGCGGGGCTCGACGGCCAATCAGAATCACCCTTCTCCAGGCCAGCTTCTGA
- the NIPSNAP1 gene encoding protein NipSnap homolog 1 isoform X2 gives MAAALLWLRRGGGVPGGARGYSRDAEGSWFRSLFVHKVDPRKDAHSNLLSKKETSNLYKIQFHNVKPECLDAYNSLTEEVLPKLHSDADYPCDLVGNWNTWYGEQDQAVHLWRFSGGYPALMDCMNKLKQNKEYLDFRKERSRMLLSRRNQLLLEFSFWNEPLPRQGPNIYELRTYKLKPGTMIEWGNNWARAIKYRQENQEAVGGFFSQIGELYVVHHLWAYKDLQSREETRNAAWRKRGWDENVYYTVPLIRTMESRIMIPLKISPLQ, from the exons atggcggcggcgTTGCTGTGGCTGCGGCGGGGCGGTGGCGTCCCCGGCGGAGCGCG GGGTTACTCAAGGGACGCTGAAGGCAGCTGGTTCCGCTCCCTCTTCGTGCACAAGGTGGATCCCCGCAAGGACGCCCATTCCAACCTCCTCTCCAAGAAGGAGACCAGTAACCTCTACAAAATTCAGT TTCACAATGTGAAGCCGGAGTGCCTGGATGCCTACAACAGCCTGAC AGAGGAGGTGCTGCCCAAGCTCCACTCGGATGCCGACTACCCCTGCGACTTGGTGGGGAACTGGAACACGTGGTATGGCGAGCAGGACCAGGCAG TGCACCTCTGGCGCTTCTCAGGCGGGTACCCGGCCCTCATGGACTGCATGAACAAGCTCAAACAGAATAAG GAGTACCTGGATTTCCGCAAGGAGAGGAGCCGGATGCTGCTGTCCCGCAGGAATCAGCTGCTCCTGGAGTTCAGCTTCTGGAACGAGCCCCTGCCCCGCCAGGGACCCAACATCTATGAGCTCAGGACCTACAAGTTGAAG CCAGGGACCATGATCGAATGGGGCAACAACTG GGCTCGGGCCATTAAGTACCGGCAGGAGAACCAGGAGGCAGTCGGCGGGTTCTTCTCCCAGATCGGGGAGCTGTATGTCGTGCACCACCTCTGGG CCTACAAGGACCTGCAGTCCCGGGAAGAGACGAGGAACGCGGCCTGGAGGAAGAGGGGCTGGGATGAGAATGTGTACTACACAG TCCCGCTGATCCGGACCATGGAGTCACGGATAATGATTCCCCTGAAGATCTCACCCCTGCAGTGA
- the LOC138687516 gene encoding protein FAM110D-like isoform X5 produces the protein MADGDQPPRRAPADTHGPSTQPLPSPAGLCRGSMPSERGGRRCAGTPVPPPPCGAGCTSRTARGCGSGSAAGLCWSISASTTTGAEHPGMRTYCLGAETPEELNAWVCALRQGASPLPGSPHSLSLQMPQEPQSAGAPLPPLPSHPGEDLRSPPTPPPRHPPVPPLPPSKAPLPQEEAASRGVPCGTKDTRGGPRGPLVGAVAAAAGRSPRELRPPGATTNQQLPPLAGRGSDEAERDTAANQTLLSLTDSSHWLLAYEGSDRALPFPGTAPPPSANETSAWPRAGASGRGSGREGVAGRGARRPIRITLLQASF, from the exons ATGGCAGACGGCGACCAGCCCCCGCGCCGGGCCCCCGCTGACACCCACGGTCCGAGCACCCAG CCCTTGCCCAGCCCTGCCGGCCTGTGCCGCGGGTCCATGCCTTCGGAAAGGGGGGGCAGGCGCTGCGCAGGgacccccgtgccccccccgccATGCGGGGCTGGCTGCACAAGcag GACAGCTCGGGGCTGCGGCTCTGGAAGCGCCGCTGGTTTGTGCTGGTCGATCTCTGCCTCTACTACTAccggg GCTGAGCACCCCGGGATGCGAACGTACTGTCTGGGGGCCGAGACCCCCGAGGAGCTGAACGCCTGGGTCTGTGCCCTGCGCCAGGGTGCATCGCCCCTGCCCGG ctccccccactccctctccctgcagatGCCCCAGGAACCCCAGAGTGCTGGTGCCCCCTTGCCCCCGTTGCCTTCCCACCCGGGTGAGGACCTGAGGAGCCCCCCTACTCCCCCTCCTCGCCACCCTCCAGTCCCTCCACTGCCCCCCAGCAAG GCGCCCCTACCCCAGGAAGAGGCCGCGTCCCGGGGGGTGCCCTGCGGGACAAAGGACACccggggggggccgcgggggcCCCTCGTGGGCGCCGTTGCCGCCGCAGCAG GGAGGAGCCCGAGGGAGCTCCGCCCTCCTGGAGCAACGACCAACCAGCAGCTGCCCCCTCTAGCCGGCAGGGGGTCGGATGAAGCGGAGCGAGACACCGCGGCCAATCAGACACTGCTCTCTCTAACTGACTCTTCTCATTGGCTGCTAGCATACGAGGGCTCGGATAGGGCCCTGCCCTTCCCGGGCACCGCCCCCCCGCCGTCAGCCAATGAGACCTCGGCCTGGCCGCGGGCGGGGGCGAGTGGGCGGGGTTCGGGGCGAGAAGGTGTGGCCGGCCGCGGGGCTCGACGGCCAATCAGAATCACCCTTCTCCAGGCCAGCTTCTGA
- the LOC138687516 gene encoding pleckstrin homology domain-containing family A member 4-like isoform X1, protein MGTGTGVIAWRLGPAPGTPMADGDQPPRRAPADTHGPSTQPCRPVPRVHAFGKGGQALRRDPRAPPAMRGWLHKQDSSGLRLWKRRWFVLVDLCLYYYRDSSEQQVRGGLPLPGYEIHVLPPAPRAPRFLFTAEHPGMRTYCLGAETPEELNAWVCALRQGASPLPGSPHSLSLQMPQEPQSAGAPLPPLPSHPGEDLRSPPTPPPRHPPVPPLPPSKAPLPQEEAASRGVPCGTKDTRGGPRGPLVGAVAAAAGRSPRELRPPGATTNQQLPPLAGRGSDEAERDTAANQTLLSLTDSSHWLLAYEGSDRALPFPGTAPPPSANETSAWPRAGASGRGSGREGVAGRGARRPIRITLLQASF, encoded by the exons ATGGGGACCGGCACTGGGGTGATAGCATGGAGACTGGGACCAGCACCGGG GACCCCCATGGCAGACGGCGACCAGCCCCCGCGCCGGGCCCCCGCTGACACCCACGGTCCGAGCACCCAG CCCTGCCGGCCTGTGCCGCGGGTCCATGCCTTCGGAAAGGGGGGGCAGGCGCTGCGCAGGgacccccgtgccccccccgccATGCGGGGCTGGCTGCACAAGcag GACAGCTCGGGGCTGCGGCTCTGGAAGCGCCGCTGGTTTGTGCTGGTCGATCTCTGCCTCTACTACTAccggg ACAGCAGCGAGCAGCAAGTGCGGGGCGGCCTCCCCCTGCCCGGCTACGAGATCCACGtcctgccccctgccccccgaGCCCCCCGATTCCTCTTCACG GCTGAGCACCCCGGGATGCGAACGTACTGTCTGGGGGCCGAGACCCCCGAGGAGCTGAACGCCTGGGTCTGTGCCCTGCGCCAGGGTGCATCGCCCCTGCCCGG ctccccccactccctctccctgcagatGCCCCAGGAACCCCAGAGTGCTGGTGCCCCCTTGCCCCCGTTGCCTTCCCACCCGGGTGAGGACCTGAGGAGCCCCCCTACTCCCCCTCCTCGCCACCCTCCAGTCCCTCCACTGCCCCCCAGCAAG GCGCCCCTACCCCAGGAAGAGGCCGCGTCCCGGGGGGTGCCCTGCGGGACAAAGGACACccggggggggccgcgggggcCCCTCGTGGGCGCCGTTGCCGCCGCAGCAG GGAGGAGCCCGAGGGAGCTCCGCCCTCCTGGAGCAACGACCAACCAGCAGCTGCCCCCTCTAGCCGGCAGGGGGTCGGATGAAGCGGAGCGAGACACCGCGGCCAATCAGACACTGCTCTCTCTAACTGACTCTTCTCATTGGCTGCTAGCATACGAGGGCTCGGATAGGGCCCTGCCCTTCCCGGGCACCGCCCCCCCGCCGTCAGCCAATGAGACCTCGGCCTGGCCGCGGGCGGGGGCGAGTGGGCGGGGTTCGGGGCGAGAAGGTGTGGCCGGCCGCGGGGCTCGACGGCCAATCAGAATCACCCTTCTCCAGGCCAGCTTCTGA
- the LOC138687516 gene encoding pleckstrin homology domain-containing family A member 4-like isoform X3, which produces MADGDQPPRRAPADTHGPSTQPCRPVPRVHAFGKGGQALRRDPRAPPAMRGWLHKQDSSGLRLWKRRWFVLVDLCLYYYRDSSEQQVRGGLPLPGYEIHVLPPAPRAPRFLFTAEHPGMRTYCLGAETPEELNAWVCALRQGASPLPGSPHSLSLQMPQEPQSAGAPLPPLPSHPGEDLRSPPTPPPRHPPVPPLPPSKAPLPQEEAASRGVPCGTKDTRGGPRGPLVGAVAAAAGRSPRELRPPGATTNQQLPPLAGRGSDEAERDTAANQTLLSLTDSSHWLLAYEGSDRALPFPGTAPPPSANETSAWPRAGASGRGSGREGVAGRGARRPIRITLLQASF; this is translated from the exons ATGGCAGACGGCGACCAGCCCCCGCGCCGGGCCCCCGCTGACACCCACGGTCCGAGCACCCAG CCCTGCCGGCCTGTGCCGCGGGTCCATGCCTTCGGAAAGGGGGGGCAGGCGCTGCGCAGGgacccccgtgccccccccgccATGCGGGGCTGGCTGCACAAGcag GACAGCTCGGGGCTGCGGCTCTGGAAGCGCCGCTGGTTTGTGCTGGTCGATCTCTGCCTCTACTACTAccggg ACAGCAGCGAGCAGCAAGTGCGGGGCGGCCTCCCCCTGCCCGGCTACGAGATCCACGtcctgccccctgccccccgaGCCCCCCGATTCCTCTTCACG GCTGAGCACCCCGGGATGCGAACGTACTGTCTGGGGGCCGAGACCCCCGAGGAGCTGAACGCCTGGGTCTGTGCCCTGCGCCAGGGTGCATCGCCCCTGCCCGG ctccccccactccctctccctgcagatGCCCCAGGAACCCCAGAGTGCTGGTGCCCCCTTGCCCCCGTTGCCTTCCCACCCGGGTGAGGACCTGAGGAGCCCCCCTACTCCCCCTCCTCGCCACCCTCCAGTCCCTCCACTGCCCCCCAGCAAG GCGCCCCTACCCCAGGAAGAGGCCGCGTCCCGGGGGGTGCCCTGCGGGACAAAGGACACccggggggggccgcgggggcCCCTCGTGGGCGCCGTTGCCGCCGCAGCAG GGAGGAGCCCGAGGGAGCTCCGCCCTCCTGGAGCAACGACCAACCAGCAGCTGCCCCCTCTAGCCGGCAGGGGGTCGGATGAAGCGGAGCGAGACACCGCGGCCAATCAGACACTGCTCTCTCTAACTGACTCTTCTCATTGGCTGCTAGCATACGAGGGCTCGGATAGGGCCCTGCCCTTCCCGGGCACCGCCCCCCCGCCGTCAGCCAATGAGACCTCGGCCTGGCCGCGGGCGGGGGCGAGTGGGCGGGGTTCGGGGCGAGAAGGTGTGGCCGGCCGCGGGGCTCGACGGCCAATCAGAATCACCCTTCTCCAGGCCAGCTTCTGA
- the LOC138687516 gene encoding pleckstrin homology domain-containing family A member 4-like isoform X6 → MADGDQPPRRAPADTHGPSTQDSSGLRLWKRRWFVLVDLCLYYYRDSSEQQVRGGLPLPGYEIHVLPPAPRAPRFLFTAEHPGMRTYCLGAETPEELNAWVCALRQGASPLPGSPHSLSLQMPQEPQSAGAPLPPLPSHPGEDLRSPPTPPPRHPPVPPLPPSKAPLPQEEAASRGVPCGTKDTRGGPRGPLVGAVAAAAGRSPRELRPPGATTNQQLPPLAGRGSDEAERDTAANQTLLSLTDSSHWLLAYEGSDRALPFPGTAPPPSANETSAWPRAGASGRGSGREGVAGRGARRPIRITLLQASF, encoded by the exons ATGGCAGACGGCGACCAGCCCCCGCGCCGGGCCCCCGCTGACACCCACGGTCCGAGCACCCAG GACAGCTCGGGGCTGCGGCTCTGGAAGCGCCGCTGGTTTGTGCTGGTCGATCTCTGCCTCTACTACTAccggg ACAGCAGCGAGCAGCAAGTGCGGGGCGGCCTCCCCCTGCCCGGCTACGAGATCCACGtcctgccccctgccccccgaGCCCCCCGATTCCTCTTCACG GCTGAGCACCCCGGGATGCGAACGTACTGTCTGGGGGCCGAGACCCCCGAGGAGCTGAACGCCTGGGTCTGTGCCCTGCGCCAGGGTGCATCGCCCCTGCCCGG ctccccccactccctctccctgcagatGCCCCAGGAACCCCAGAGTGCTGGTGCCCCCTTGCCCCCGTTGCCTTCCCACCCGGGTGAGGACCTGAGGAGCCCCCCTACTCCCCCTCCTCGCCACCCTCCAGTCCCTCCACTGCCCCCCAGCAAG GCGCCCCTACCCCAGGAAGAGGCCGCGTCCCGGGGGGTGCCCTGCGGGACAAAGGACACccggggggggccgcgggggcCCCTCGTGGGCGCCGTTGCCGCCGCAGCAG GGAGGAGCCCGAGGGAGCTCCGCCCTCCTGGAGCAACGACCAACCAGCAGCTGCCCCCTCTAGCCGGCAGGGGGTCGGATGAAGCGGAGCGAGACACCGCGGCCAATCAGACACTGCTCTCTCTAACTGACTCTTCTCATTGGCTGCTAGCATACGAGGGCTCGGATAGGGCCCTGCCCTTCCCGGGCACCGCCCCCCCGCCGTCAGCCAATGAGACCTCGGCCTGGCCGCGGGCGGGGGCGAGTGGGCGGGGTTCGGGGCGAGAAGGTGTGGCCGGCCGCGGGGCTCGACGGCCAATCAGAATCACCCTTCTCCAGGCCAGCTTCTGA
- the LOC138687516 gene encoding pleckstrin homology domain-containing family A member 4-like isoform X4, whose translation MTTRGGPLGAPALGEALAQPCRPVPRVHAFGKGGQALRRDPRAPPAMRGWLHKQDSSGLRLWKRRWFVLVDLCLYYYRDSSEQQVRGGLPLPGYEIHVLPPAPRAPRFLFTAEHPGMRTYCLGAETPEELNAWVCALRQGASPLPGSPHSLSLQMPQEPQSAGAPLPPLPSHPGEDLRSPPTPPPRHPPVPPLPPSKAPLPQEEAASRGVPCGTKDTRGGPRGPLVGAVAAAAGRSPRELRPPGATTNQQLPPLAGRGSDEAERDTAANQTLLSLTDSSHWLLAYEGSDRALPFPGTAPPPSANETSAWPRAGASGRGSGREGVAGRGARRPIRITLLQASF comes from the exons ATGACAACCCGGGGGGGGCCCCTTGGAGCCCCCGCTCTGGGTGAAGCCCTTGCCCAGCCCTGCCGGCCTGTGCCGCGGGTCCATGCCTTCGGAAAGGGGGGGCAGGCGCTGCGCAGGgacccccgtgccccccccgccATGCGGGGCTGGCTGCACAAGcag GACAGCTCGGGGCTGCGGCTCTGGAAGCGCCGCTGGTTTGTGCTGGTCGATCTCTGCCTCTACTACTAccggg ACAGCAGCGAGCAGCAAGTGCGGGGCGGCCTCCCCCTGCCCGGCTACGAGATCCACGtcctgccccctgccccccgaGCCCCCCGATTCCTCTTCACG GCTGAGCACCCCGGGATGCGAACGTACTGTCTGGGGGCCGAGACCCCCGAGGAGCTGAACGCCTGGGTCTGTGCCCTGCGCCAGGGTGCATCGCCCCTGCCCGG ctccccccactccctctccctgcagatGCCCCAGGAACCCCAGAGTGCTGGTGCCCCCTTGCCCCCGTTGCCTTCCCACCCGGGTGAGGACCTGAGGAGCCCCCCTACTCCCCCTCCTCGCCACCCTCCAGTCCCTCCACTGCCCCCCAGCAAG GCGCCCCTACCCCAGGAAGAGGCCGCGTCCCGGGGGGTGCCCTGCGGGACAAAGGACACccggggggggccgcgggggcCCCTCGTGGGCGCCGTTGCCGCCGCAGCAG GGAGGAGCCCGAGGGAGCTCCGCCCTCCTGGAGCAACGACCAACCAGCAGCTGCCCCCTCTAGCCGGCAGGGGGTCGGATGAAGCGGAGCGAGACACCGCGGCCAATCAGACACTGCTCTCTCTAACTGACTCTTCTCATTGGCTGCTAGCATACGAGGGCTCGGATAGGGCCCTGCCCTTCCCGGGCACCGCCCCCCCGCCGTCAGCCAATGAGACCTCGGCCTGGCCGCGGGCGGGGGCGAGTGGGCGGGGTTCGGGGCGAGAAGGTGTGGCCGGCCGCGGGGCTCGACGGCCAATCAGAATCACCCTTCTCCAGGCCAGCTTCTGA